The stretch of DNA CTCAGCCTCGCGCTGGTTTGCATACAGCGATTGTCGAGGTGGAGCACACTTGCGGCTGCGCCCGGTGCGGCGCCAGCGATACGCGGCGCCGCGCTCGGCGGCAGTATCTGGGGCGGGATCACGAGCTTGCGTAAATCGCGCTACCTGCTTGGCATCTGTCTTTTTATCGTGCTCTACACAACGTTGTCGACGTTCCTGTATTTCGAGCAGGCGCGCATCGTCGCCGATGCGTACGACGAGCCGAAACAGCGGACCGCGTTATTCGCCCTGATCGATCTCGCCGTCAATGTGTTGACCCTGGCGACGCAGATTTTCGTGACCGGCCGCATCGTCGATCGATTCGGCCTGCCGATCACGCTCGCGCTCATTCCGGCTTTGACGGCGGTCGGCTTCGCGGCGCTGGGTTTCGCGCCGGTGCTCGCGGCGCTGGTCGCGTTCCAGATCGCGCGCCGCGCCGGCGAGTACGCGATCGCCCGACCGGCGCGCGAAATGCTGTTCACGGTGGTCGATCGGGAAGCCAAATACAAGTCGAAAAGTGTGATCGATACCGTCGTTTATCGCGGTGGCGATGCGGCCGCGGGTTGGCTCTTCTCGGCAATCGCGGCGGCCGGCGCCAGCTTGGCGGCGATTGCCTGGATCGCGGTTCCCGTCAGCGCAATCTGGATGGTCACGGGCTACGGGCTTGGTATAGCGGCGCGTACTAAAGCTCGACAGCAATCGACGAGTGACTCACATTTCGGACATCCCAATGCTGGAGAAAAATCTTGAAGCAGCCCTCGTTTTCGCGGCGCGCCGCGTTGAAATTGTGCGCATTCGCGCCGCTGGCTTTTGCGATGCCATCGTCATCCGCTGCGCCACCTGGAATTTTGCAGCGGTCGATTCCCAGGAGCGGCGAGCAGTTGCCGGCAATCGGCCTTGGCACCTGGCAAACTTTCGATGTTGGCGACCGCGCCAATGAGCGCACTCCGCTCAAGGAGGTGCTGAGTCAATTCGTCGAACTCGGCGGTCGCGTCATAGACAGTTCGCCGATGTATGGAAAATCCGAAAGCGTGGCGGGCGATCTCGCGGCCGAACTCGGCGTGCGCGAAAAACTGTTCATCGCGACCAAAGTCTGGACGAGCGGACGCGAGGCCGGCATCGAGCAGATGACGGCCTCGATGCAGCGTTTGCGCGCGCAGCCGATCGACCTGATGCAAGTACACAATCTCGTCGATGTAGAAACACATCTCGAAACGCTGCGGCGCTGGAAAAAGGCGGGGCGCATACGCTATCTCGGCGTCACGCACTACCGTGTCGACGCATTCGATGAACTCGCGGCATTGATCCAAAGCGAGGCGCTCGATTTCGTGCAGCTCAATTATTCGATCATGACGCCGGCCGCGGAAGAACGTCTGCTGCCGATTGCCGCGGCAAACAAAACAGCGGTGCTGGTGAATCGGCCTTTCGACGGCGCAGCCTGGTTTGCAAGAACGCGCGGCAAACCGCTGCCGTCATGGGTGGGTGATTTCGATTGCGTGAGCTGGGCGCAATTTGCGTTGAAATACATTCTGTCAAACCCGGCCGTGACTTGCGCGATTCCGGCAACGAGTAAACCCGGGCATTTGATGGACAATATGCGCGCTGGGTACGGGCGATTGCCGGATGCCGATACGCGCCAGCGCATGCGCGCCTATGCGTCGAAATTGTGACTACGAAACCTGCGTGTGCGCGGTCCAGTTGTGCGATTTTTCCTCGACCTCAATGATGGGCAGCTTGACCGTGACGGCGACACCGGCCGGATCGTGATGGTTCTGCGCATAAGCCTGGCCGCCGTGGAAGCCGGCAATCAGGCGAACGATATAGAGCCCAAGCCCCAGATGCGGCTCGCTGCTTCCCTTGTGCGGCCGGATCGAGACCATGGATTCGAACAGGCGCTCCTGCATCTCCTTCGGCAACGGCGGCCCCTGATTGATCACGCGCAGGTATGCGTCGGCCGCATCAAGACCGATCTCGACGACGATGACGCTGTTGGCTCTGCTGAAGTCGATAGCGTTCTCGATCAGCTTATCGAGCAATTGCGCGATCAGATCGGGGGCGCCGTTCAGCCAGACCGTTTGTCCCGGCAAGCGCAGCTCGATGGCGCGCGGCGTATACGCTGCCTTGTAGCCTTCGACGCAGCCGGCGACAACTTTGCATAGATCGAATCGTTCGCGTTCACTGTTTTGCAGAATCTGCTCAAGCCGGGTCGCTTCGCTCATGCTGGTCAGGATGCTGGTGAGCCGCGCAAGTCCGTCCTGCGCCCGCTCCATATAAACCCGGGCCTCGTCGGGCAGCGGTTGCAGCTTCAGATTGTCGAGCGAAGAGCGGACGACGGCGATCGGCGTGCGCAGCTCGTGGGACAAGCGCGTCGCCATGCTTTCCAGATATCCGGTGTACTGGTGCAGCTTGTCCATGATGCTGGAAAAGCTGCGCGACAGGTCGCCGATTTCGTCGCTCGCGCGCGATCGCGCCATCACGCCGCGGAAGCGCCCCTGCGCATCGATAGCGCGCTCGGCTTCGTCGCGCAAGCGGCGGATGCGCGAGGAAATGCGCGCCGCAAAAATAAACAAGGTCAGTGCGCCGATCAGAAACACCGCGAGAATGATCGTAAACAAGCGTTCGAGCGCAAGATTTTTCACGGTCAGAATCGCGTTAGTCGTCTCTTCGACGACGACAGCGCCCATGACCTGATCGTCGATCCAGATCGGATGCGCGGCCGAGAGAATGACAGCGCGGTTATCGGATGTCAGCCGCCAGCGCGTGGTCAGCGAACCCGACAGCGCGCCGGCTATTTCCCGGCCGGCGAGCTGTGAAGCTTCGCTGAGTTCGTCGCGAAAATCATCGGTAGGTTGACGCAACACCCGCGCGTACACCGGCCGCAAAACCTGCTCTTCGGCGCGCTGCAGTACGTGCATCAGACCAGTCGGCGGCGCGATGGCGATACGATCGGTACGGTCCTGCCCCTTCAGGCTGCCGGCCTGCGCCAGCACACGGTGGCGGGCATCAACAACCCAGATTCGCGATGTCGTTCGCATCAGTCCTTTCAGAATCAACTCGATTTCGGACGATGGAATGAACACCCTGGCAAGCTCCTCAATGGTGTCCGTGCCCGAGGTGCCGATCACCGCTTCGATTTCGTGCGTGCCGTCATTGTCGACATCGGCGACGGCGAAGCCGACTCTGGTTCCTATCATGCTGATCGGCACGCGAATTTCAAGGTTGTAGCCTTGCTCGGTCGGCCGCCAGACGCCGCGCAAACGCGTCTCGACGCGGACAACCTGCGTCGTGTCGAGACCAGACGCCAGTTGATACGCGGCGATGGCGCCCCCTTCGGCGAGCGTGACCGCGTAGCGTGTAAATCCGCTGTCGCGCGTGGCGATCGCAACGCGCAAGTGATCGCCGCGATCCACCCGCGGGCTTTTCGTCGAACGCAACACGATATGGTTGTCGTTGACCAGAAACATCGCATACAGGTACTTGCCGAGACGGCCGACGTTGTGGCTAAAGGACAGCGACGCCGGGGTGTGCACCGCGCTGTTTTCGAGCAGATCGCCCTCGCCGTAGGAGCGCGCGAAATCGCCGTGTTCATTCCAGTCGTCAAGGCGACCATCGAGCTGGATCGACGCCGGCAACGAGCGCACGTAAACGTCGCTATGGCCCACGGTCGCATCTGCGACGTCGAATAATTTCGGCCTGTCGTGCAGCGCCGTGGCAACCGCGCGCGCGGTTCCGGCCAGCGTTTTCTCCTGACCCTGGCGCAGAAATTTTTCCATTTCGGAAACGTACTCGTAGCCGAGCCACGGAATGGTCAGCAACAGGCCCGATAGCAACACGAGTTTGCTGCGTATGCCGAATCCGTAGCGAAAGCGCTTCACTGCCGCATCAGGGCGAAGATTTCTTCGCGACAGCCTGCATGTTCCACCGATATCCCATGCCGTAAACGGTTTCGATGCAATCGAAACCTGCTTCGACTACGGCGAACTTCTTGCGAATCCGCTTGATGTGCGAGGTGATCGTGCTGTCGTCGACGACGAGCTTGGCCTCCTGCATCAACTGATCGCGATCCTTGACGTGACCGGGAAACTTGGCAAGCGCATGCACCATCCAGAATTCAGTCAGGGTCAGCGCCACCGCCGTCCCATCCCAGTAAGCCGTGATGCGCTTCATATCCAGAGTGAGCGGCGCGCGGTCGAGAATGTCTTCCGTGGCCGGCGGCGTTTCCATGATATCGGCGCGCCGGAACAGCGCCGAAATGCGCGCCAGCAGATGCGGCAGGCTGATGTCCTTGGTCAGATAGTCGTCTGCGCCCATGCGCAGGCCGGAAACCGTGTCGAAGTCGCTGTCCCGCGCCGTCAGGAAAATAATTGGCAGGGTTGCCGACATCGCGCGCAATTCGCGGCATAAGGTAAAGCCGCCGTCGACATCGTCATCGAGGCCGATATCGATCAGCGCCAGGTTCGGCAGGCGCGTTTTCAGCGCCTGCACGGCGTGCGTGCGCGTCGCATACGTCGCAACTTCGTAGCCCTGCTGGCGCAGCACATCGGCGTAATTTTCGCGTATTGCCGGCTCGTCTTCGACAATGGCTATTCTGCGGCTCATTTGCCCTCCATCTGCCTATAATCTACTTAATATATTATTTCTAGTATTTTGTATCGTTTAGTGTAATTACTTTTGCACAGTTACCATTTTCTTGCCATAATTCATCATTGCTTTTGCTCTTTCTCGCAGCGCCGAGCCATCTTCGCGGGTTTTAATTGGCCATGCAAGCGGCCGATGGAGCGGCCGGGTTATCAACCTCCGCGGAGGGAAAGCAATGAAGAATCTGGTGTGCGAACTGACTGGTTGTGAAATCGACCGCGAGCGCAATGCTGGATGCGATTGCGGTGTATGCAAGCGATGCCTGAAACAACGGGGAAACCCGAAGAAAGTCGTACTGAGGAGGCGGCGGGCGTGGCTGCGTTACTACTCGCAGACATATTTTTGCTGGCCGGACTGCGGCAATCGTCTTGGCGCCTGAAAGACTCAGGCGAGGGATTCACGGGAGATAATTTGAAAATCAGGAACTCGATGCTGCTCGATTTTTGCGGAACGATTTTTGCGAGCCTCGTGACAGGCCTTGTGTGCAGCACCTTGATGGCAGCGTTGGTGTTGATTCTGACGCACAGCGCCGCCGCCGGGGTTCAGTAGAGCAGGCCCCCGGCTCAGCCTAACGCAAAATCGCCGCGGCGAGATCGACTTCACCGTGCTGCTCGAACGGTACTTTCCATTTGTTGGCGCCGACGATCGCATCCCCTCTGAGGCGGTAGCGTAAATCGCCTTTCAGCGCATTTTTTACCTGCCGTAGCAGTCCACCAAGATTGCTGATCGCCTCGACCTCCACCACATCCGATCCATACCCCGACACCGTGACCGAACGGTTGCTGACGCCGGTCGCGAATGGCTGGTCGTTGATCTCTATCACATAGTTCAAGGCATGGATCGGCAACGCAAAGTCGTTCGGATTCTGCACGCGCAATTCCAGCCTGAAGCGCTGCTCGAACAGGTTCGCACCGGTCAAACTCAAGCCCGCGATATTGAATCGTGGCGGCTCGGTATTCAGCGGCAGACCACTGCATGCGGTAAGCCAGCCTGCCGCGACCAGGGCGGGCAAATTCTTGATTTGCATGATTCGAGCTCCGGAGTGAAGCCTGC from Burkholderiales bacterium encodes:
- a CDS encoding MFS transporter, which translates into the protein MLRTSIKNSTLPPVSPTSRAVVDFGGWTKAKPHEIQGVLWSFAYFFCLLCSFYLLRPLREEMGIQAGVDNLKWAFSATFGAMLLAVPLYGWAATRYARAKLLPLVYLFFIVNLLVFYALLKNGIAPPPLPHMVPLAFFIWVSVFNLFVVSVFWSFMADIYDSEQAGRLFGFIAAGGTLGAIAGPALAAALASASPLNLLLIAAALLSLALVCIQRLSRWSTLAAAPGAAPAIRGAALGGSIWGGITSLRKSRYLLGICLFIVLYTTLSTFLYFEQARIVADAYDEPKQRTALFALIDLAVNVLTLATQIFVTGRIVDRFGLPITLALIPALTAVGFAALGFAPVLAALVAFQIARRAGEYAIARPAREMLFTVVDREAKYKSKSVIDTVVYRGGDAAAGWLFSAIAAAGASLAAIAWIAVPVSAIWMVTGYGLGIAARTKARQQSTSDSHFGHPNAGEKS
- a CDS encoding aldo/keto reductase; amino-acid sequence: MPSSSAAPPGILQRSIPRSGEQLPAIGLGTWQTFDVGDRANERTPLKEVLSQFVELGGRVIDSSPMYGKSESVAGDLAAELGVREKLFIATKVWTSGREAGIEQMTASMQRLRAQPIDLMQVHNLVDVETHLETLRRWKKAGRIRYLGVTHYRVDAFDELAALIQSEALDFVQLNYSIMTPAAEERLLPIAAANKTAVLVNRPFDGAAWFARTRGKPLPSWVGDFDCVSWAQFALKYILSNPAVTCAIPATSKPGHLMDNMRAGYGRLPDADTRQRMRAYASKL
- the pdsS gene encoding proteobacterial dedicated sortase system histidine kinase, which translates into the protein MKRFRYGFGIRSKLVLLSGLLLTIPWLGYEYVSEMEKFLRQGQEKTLAGTARAVATALHDRPKLFDVADATVGHSDVYVRSLPASIQLDGRLDDWNEHGDFARSYGEGDLLENSAVHTPASLSFSHNVGRLGKYLYAMFLVNDNHIVLRSTKSPRVDRGDHLRVAIATRDSGFTRYAVTLAEGGAIAAYQLASGLDTTQVVRVETRLRGVWRPTEQGYNLEIRVPISMIGTRVGFAVADVDNDGTHEIEAVIGTSGTDTIEELARVFIPSSEIELILKGLMRTTSRIWVVDARHRVLAQAGSLKGQDRTDRIAIAPPTGLMHVLQRAEEQVLRPVYARVLRQPTDDFRDELSEASQLAGREIAGALSGSLTTRWRLTSDNRAVILSAAHPIWIDDQVMGAVVVEETTNAILTVKNLALERLFTIILAVFLIGALTLFIFAARISSRIRRLRDEAERAIDAQGRFRGVMARSRASDEIGDLSRSFSSIMDKLHQYTGYLESMATRLSHELRTPIAVVRSSLDNLKLQPLPDEARVYMERAQDGLARLTSILTSMSEATRLEQILQNSERERFDLCKVVAGCVEGYKAAYTPRAIELRLPGQTVWLNGAPDLIAQLLDKLIENAIDFSRANSVIVVEIGLDAADAYLRVINQGPPLPKEMQERLFESMVSIRPHKGSSEPHLGLGLYIVRLIAGFHGGQAYAQNHHDPAGVAVTVKLPIIEVEEKSHNWTAHTQVS
- the pdsR gene encoding proteobacterial dedicated sortase system response regulator yields the protein MSRRIAIVEDEPAIRENYADVLRQQGYEVATYATRTHAVQALKTRLPNLALIDIGLDDDVDGGFTLCRELRAMSATLPIIFLTARDSDFDTVSGLRMGADDYLTKDISLPHLLARISALFRRADIMETPPATEDILDRAPLTLDMKRITAYWDGTAVALTLTEFWMVHALAKFPGHVKDRDQLMQEAKLVVDDSTITSHIKRIRKKFAVVEAGFDCIETVYGMGYRWNMQAVAKKSSP
- a CDS encoding LEA type 2 family protein; protein product: MQIKNLPALVAAGWLTACSGLPLNTEPPRFNIAGLSLTGANLFEQRFRLELRVQNPNDFALPIHALNYVIEINDQPFATGVSNRSVTVSGYGSDVVEVEAISNLGGLLRQVKNALKGDLRYRLRGDAIVGANKWKVPFEQHGEVDLAAAILR